The Mangifera indica cultivar Alphonso chromosome 19, CATAS_Mindica_2.1, whole genome shotgun sequence nucleotide sequence GTCTTAGACACGTGGTAGTCCAGCTTTAAAACGGCAATAACTTTCTGTTGAATTTATGATGATGTTAGTGGATTCAGATCTCAATTAAATGCTATGTGTGTAACTGGGGTTGgaacatttttcttttgatgttgATTTAGATGATTAAACTGACAAGACCAAGAAGATATCTAGTGTTGATTAATGTTGAAGAGACAAATAGAATTAGTAATTTCAAGTTTGAAGTCCAAGATCAAGAAAAATCATTGGATAGTGATAAAGAGAATAATAACAAGGGGATGAATTTGCCATGAAGACTCTGGATTTGGAGTCTTATCTATGATTGTTGTCTTACTAAATAAAAGGATAAActagaaagaaaggaaaagatttTGTTGAGGACAATGTGGATTTGTTCCCAGGTGTTGAAACATTGATATTCAAAATGTATGCATGTGTAATTTGTGCATGAAGTGAAAGATTATGCTATGATAAAGGGAGACACTGTGGATTCTTAGTAGAAAACCATagttgaggaaaaaaaaagggatttgaTTTATTCTAAATGTACAAGTGAAGACCTGGGGAATGATGGATCTTCGGAGCAATAATAAGGGGTTTAATTTGCCAAGCTGAGACTGAACTCGAGTCTAATGGCTAAAGATAGATATGGAATGTTAGGATTTCCATCTGAAAATCactaaacaaaaagaaataaaggtaTTGCCAAGCACAATGTGGATTTGTTCAGCTTTGCTACATGTTTTGTTCAGTGCATATATGCACTTTGTGTTCTGTGTATTTAGCCATTGAACAGTTCTTAGATGTGTCTTCAGCATGATTTTTGCATTCATATTCTTCCCAAACactaaatattttcaaagtcTGCTCTCGCTTTTAGACTTTGCTATGTCCTAGGTTTGTTTGGCTAGTAATGCTATGTCCTAGCTTCACTTGAATTTTTAGTATAATCAGGTTGATTTACAGTGTTGACCTAAAAGATTCCCTCCCAGAAAAATCAGGAGGTACAATCCCTTCATTCAGGGTGAAAGCATAAagtaaacattttaaaaatccCAGATTACTTGTTGCCTGGAAGCAGATTGAACAAAACCTTCAGGACGAACAAAAAgtaaacattttcttttcccatATTATGGATAACTATTTGTTcgtcctatattttttataattgttagtTGCAAACAAACTTTTCTTGTAGCCTTAAGGAGGACTGATTAAGTTCATCTAAGTTAAACAAGTAGAGAAGAGGGATGATCCTTCCAACAATATcacaacaatatcatttttGCATCTGACAAATCATTACTGTAAAGTGTCTAGTGGACTGTATTTTCTAAATACAGTGTAAACATTTTCCTTCAAATATAATCTGAAGCTTCATGGGCTTGCTCCATTGTTGAATGGATATCTAATTAATCTCATCATGAGAAAGACAAAATGGCACATGTTTGACAAAAGAAACCATGTGTTTCAGTATCGGTTTTCTACTTTTTATTTGTGGTGTTTTGTGCTAACAACTTGTTGAtgatctctttctctctgttaATGCTATGTAGTGACCGAAGTTCATGGAAGGACATTTGGGGTCTGGACGCTTTTGACATGCACTCTTTCTGTTCTTTGTGCATTTAACCTTGAGAACAAGCCACTATATTCAGCAACCTTTTTATCATTTGTGTATGCTCTTGGCCATTTTTTGACTGAATACTTAATATATCAGACAATGGCTATCGCAAATCTTACAACTGTTGGCATCTTCGCAGGTATGAGTTTTCTCAATTAACATAGACCATCATATTATGCTTGTTTTTCCTGTACACTTTGAACTTGATCAATATTGCCTGGTTtgttttcctttaattattGTCAGTGTTTCTCTAATATCATTCAGTTTGATATCCAGTCTTGGATACCATCATAAAAATGATCAATTAATACTGATTCTTCTACTTCAGTTTCTGCTGTTGGGCAAAAATTACAACTAAAACTTGTAAAGTTGTATATTTGATGTTGCAAGTTTTCATTAGTTCTTGATGCtatcattttaattgatatgtttATTTAATCAGGCACATCAATCATTTGGATGCTGTTGCAGTGGAATGCACATCAACCGATCCATCACAAGGATTCTTGATAATGGATAACCCAATGACTTCCTAGTTCAAACGCTGGAAATTTTCATGATTTATCCCGTTGGGACTTCTTTCTACAATTTAGTCATCAAGTCTTTCTATGTAAACTTCCACACAATTTCTGAAGTGTATTTTCATCAAAAACCTTTGTCTGCAGATTAGATTTTGCCTGTGTCTCacttttgattaaatataaacaCAGTACAGCACAGCATATTGGTAAATGTGAacataatttacaaattttttctttatttctagtTTCATCTGCATGCCTGGCAAAAGTTATACACATTTCATGGGAGTAATTACTTGCCAGTTTTGATTATTTCTTCTGGACGTTGAGCAAAAACATTTGTACAATTGCCAATGAAATTATGAATCTTCTGAAAGATCTCTCCAATAAATCCTCCAACAAGTTCATTAGAAACTAGCTGCATCTTCACATTTATTTGCTTCAGTTTTGGTTCTCCAAGCAGAGTCTTCAACCCAGCTTGATCTTCTTCTCTACTTCTAGTTGCTTCTCTTTAGTTTTGGCATTTCTTTCACCTCCATGTTGGCCTTGTTTTCCAATAAACTTCCATCCTCAAAGTGACTCCCTGCTCCTTAATTCTCTTGCTCTTCGCTTTCGTCTTCCACTGTATCTGCTTCATCAATGAGATCCTCAGCATCttcagattcttcttcttccaacTTCTCTTGATCACGTCCATCTATCTCATCGTCTCCACCTCCTCTTCCTTCTTCCTcacttttttccattttattctCCACTACCTCTTCGAACTCCATATTAAGCAGGCCTTCCTGATCTTCTTGCCTGTCTGCCTCCAAAGCTGTTTGCAGTGTTTGCGAGCGGACATCCTTTCGGCCCAATTTTAAGCTTCCATTCGCACTCTGCACTTCTGATACTGTTGCAGTGTCCATATATCCTTTCTTTTCATTGTAGAAGTGCTTGACTTGGTAAAGCAACCATATGCAAATGGCAAGCAACAAACATATATGAAGAACATTCTTCACCTTGAACCCTTTAGACCTTAGGTTTTTACTAGGAGATTGCCTCAACGAGGACATACTTTATAACCAATAATTTTCCTTCAATTATCTGCAGAAAGCAGCCAATCCAATCAGCATAAGTCAATTCACAAAGAAAAATGGAAATGCAAACAACGCACAATCAAGGCTATAAGAAATTTCAAGTAACTCTTCTTATTGCGTCTCTTAACACTCCGAAAAAAATTGTCCATACAAGCCTTCACATGGAAATTAAAATATAGACATATTTCAGCTTATAGAACCTTATATACACCATTTGAACAACTTaaaaagttatcaaattttAGTAACAAGATTACATTCTTACAAAATGTTAAAATCCCATATTAAGGGGTACTTCAAACTTAggaaataaaaacagaaatcaAGACAACTAGCCCTAGGGTGATTACAGCTCTTAAAAGCTTTACTAATACAGGATTTTAAATAATAACCATAAAAGATGAATAAACATTGTGAGAAGCCCTGttatccttatttttttatattacaagatagagaaataaaactatgtgcacttATAACGAgaataaatttcataaaacatATACAGAACCCAATACCAATAAACAACATAAGAAGACCTGTTATTCTTATCTTCCTCCTCCAAGTCTACTAGGCAACAACAATATGCAATACCAGTAACTCCGGCAAATATTTACATGCAAGTTTCACTAGTGAAATCAACACTAAAGAAGTGCACAAGTTTGGAATTCAAAATCCTTTGTAGCTTTGTTATCCAAGCAACCTAAAGTTAACAAGAACTTTACcaaataatcatgaaaaaacATCTGAAGTTCTCTACCTATGCAACCAAATAAGAAATAAAGGACAAATGAATACCATGTCATGATTTCAAGGAGAGGAATAAAATGGTAACACACCACTTTGTTCCTAAATATGGACATTTTGCAGGAAAGCTTATGAGTTTTCACACACCAACTTTTGTTGCAACATGAAGGTATTGGGGAAATTAGTCTTATGAATTCAACAATCTAGAAGTGTCCACATTCCACTTCCTGTAATTTAAACAAATGTCGAACAGGCCAACTAGTAAAGTTTTATCAGAATTGTGTGGGTTCAAAATTCTCTAGTTGAAAAGAGAACTAAATACCCAATTAAATAATTAGGCTCATAAATACTCGATTTGTCATAGATTTATAGTAGCAGAAATACAATGCAAGCTGCAATTCAGCAATTAACAAAGAAGGAAAGATAGCAGTAACCACTTAAACATTCAATCTGCCACCAACTGGgaaatttatataacatgaCAACAAATCCACAAAACTCAATTCAGCAATCCCTGTTCGGAAACTTTACAGAAGCCAAAAATCTAACTAATGGTTAGCAACAGGGGTCATGAGACTGCTACAAATCTTATCTAAAACCCTTGAAAACAAGATAATATTGCAAGTAATAAACCCCCaccccaaaaagaaaaaagaaaaaacaaggtTACCTCAGGTGCAGCTAGAATACATGCAGATCCTAAAACAGTAATTAATCAAGAAAAAAGTTTGTGCTTGAGGGTTTTGTAATCTGGGTAActggaaaatataagtttatacGTGGGAGAAGGTAATTAAATGCCCCAAAGAAGTGGCTCATAAGAACAAGTGAAGTGGTGAAAGTGAGCGGTTAAAGAGTGTGAAGCATGTGCCTTCTTGaaacagagaaagagagagactgTGTGAGGCCGTGAGCAAGACAGTAGGATGTAGCTGTATCTGTTGGCATTTAATTCAACAACGCATCAACTTGGGGCTGCTAGTTGTCTGCCTTTCCCGTTTTGCGTTGGTACAATAATTATGcttgaacaattgaaaattgtcTATATACGAATACgactaaaaaaaaatcttgtccGGATTGTTCCAATGCAAAATGGGACCTAGTTCAGTAACAGTAGCTTTGTGGATTTGTACaagtttgtttttgttgaacCAGAGAAAGGGTAAAGCAATGCCTCGCCCGTGTAAaccataaattcatatatacGTTGCCAGTGAATAACAGGAATATCTGTTTTGGGCCGAAAGGCTCGAAGTTGGAACCCAACTTTTCACTCTTGACGAGTGTTTGAATAGTGACTAGACATTTGGCACAGCCCGTGGGCCTCAACATATCCATGGGTTGGCCCAACTAATGAGGCCTATCAATAATGGGCTTGGCACGACCTTACCCTTAAATACGGTGGATTGTGTCAAAACTAACTTGACATGGCTCACGAACATGCATACCCGTAACATTGGAAAAATAGAAATTTACAAGAGATACCCGTGACTTTTGCTCTTACTTGGGTATCATAACAGTATCTTTCaagtataataataatgttagtCTCGAATAAACTATgtgattcaaataaatttttttttttttacttgtattaaaaaaaaaaaaacaggatCCTGCAGGAAAATTacatctttaaattatattgcTTACAGGTGAAAAGCCATTTAGTTTCAGAATGTATGTTGGACTTGGAGCTAAGTGGATTATTTTGTTACACTTTTGTCagtttgtttgtatttattgaGGCTTGGATGTACATGTACTAATCTTTACAACCAAACAAAGTTTGACCTCGCTTAAACGTCAGCACTCTTTTtctaaagggaaaaggactattgcCCACCCAAGTTTTACCGTTacctcaaaaatatatttatcccttatgaaaaaacctaaatatttatttaaagtttaatttgtttagaTATACTCACATATTTTCTGTTATAGTTAAAGGataaattcgttattttatcaataatattaaataattaaaattttatctcatttttccccctttaatttaaaaaactaacatttatccattgaattaagttttaaaaaattcacttttcctccCTAAAATACGGCCACTTTCTCCGGCAACGACAGAGAAGTTTACATCCAAAGGTCAACCACCTCTGGATGACGATCTGGATGACAAGCGTTGTCCATTCTTTGGACGACGCTCGTCGTCTAGAGAATGGATGATGAgcgtcgtccagagaatggacgacgAGCGTTGTTCAAGATGGACGACGAGCGTCATCCAGTCCGGT carries:
- the LOC123203758 gene encoding ergosterol biosynthetic protein 28-like — encoded protein: MKALGWWLMLVGFLRLASVWFGFFDIWALRLAVFSNTTMTEVHGRTFGVWTLLTCTLSVLCAFNLENKPLYSATFLSFVYALGHFLTEYLIYQTMAIANLTTVGIFAGTSIIWMLLQWNAHQPIHHKDS
- the LOC123203757 gene encoding glutamic acid-rich protein-like, which translates into the protein MSSLRQSPSKNLRSKGFKVKNVLHICLLLAICIWLLYQVKHFYNEKKGYMDTATVSEVQSANGSLKLGRKDVRSQTLQTALEADRQEDQEGLLNMEFEEVVENKMEKSEEEGRGGGDDEIDGRDQEKLEEEESEDAEDLIDEADTVEDESEEQEN